A single region of the Drosophila bipectinata strain 14024-0381.07 unplaced genomic scaffold, DbipHiC1v2 scaffold_269, whole genome shotgun sequence genome encodes:
- the LOC138927466 gene encoding uncharacterized protein DDB_G0290301-like yields MSQLGDFDSVLRALKTEKKKNVDLLHMFVYENNGDRHNRKRLRNFQGFDFAKDDEEFGQKVSYVAENLSNNDLAVICNILGLQHDKDDLMVYIFRNLQAGNLLPDAGKENDEDDEDDEYDEENDESGIPNRVITRAREQERAENKALNSSDEEEEFRSVEATPTTEEEESQSQGL; encoded by the coding sequence ATGTCTCAACTCGGTGATTTTGATTCCGTGCTGCGGGCATTGAAAACGGAGAAGAAGAAAAATGTGGATCTTTTACACATGTTTGTGTATGAAAACAACGGTGATCGGCATAATAGGAAACGGCTGCGAAATTTTCAGGGATTTGACTTTGCCAAAGATGATGAAGAGTTTGGACAAAAAGTTTCATATGTTGCTGAGAATTTGTCCAACAACGATTTGGCTGTAATTTGCAACATATTGGGATTGCAGCATGACAAAGATGACCTAATGGTCtatatttttcgaaatttgcAAGCAGGAAACTTACTCCCGGACGCAGGTAAAGAGAACGACGAGGATGACGAAGATGATGAATATGATGAGGAAAATGATGAGAGTGGTATACCGAACCGTGTGATCACTAGAGCCAGAGAGCAAGAGAGAGCTGAAAACAAGGCTCTGAACTCGAGCGACGAAGAGGAAGAATTTCGCTCTGTGgaagcaacaccaacaacagaAGAAGAAGAGAGCCAAAGCCAAGGTCTCTAA